The following nucleotide sequence is from Vibrio fluvialis.
TAGTGCTTTGGCCGCCAGAACCAGGTTGGTCAGCGCCGCTTCCACTTCGGGCCAGTTGCGGGTTTTCAGGCCACAATCCGGGTTGACCCACAGGCGCTCCGCCGGAATTTTCTCCGCAGCTTTGCGCAGTAAATCTTCAATCCACTCCTGAGCCGGAATGTTTGGCGAGTGAATGTCATACACTCCCGGACCGATTTCGTTCGGATAATTGAACTCTTCGAATGCTTTCAACAGCTCCATATTGGAGCGTGACGTTTCAATGGTAATCACGTCTGCATCCAGCGCCGCGACTGATTCAATGATTTCATTGAATTCGCTGTAACACATATGCGTGTGAATCTGCGTTTCCGGGCGGGCGCTCGCGGCGGAAATCTTAAACGCTTCGACTGCCCAATTGAGATAGGTTTGGTGATCACGTTTTTTCAAAGGCAAACCTTCACGAATCGCTGGCTCATCAATCTGAATGATGTTGATACCAGCATCTTGCAGATCCGAGACTTCATCACGCAGCGCCAACGCCAGTTGCTGCGCAATCTGTTTACGGGAAATGTCTTCGCGCGGGAAGGTCCAGCACAGAATTGTCACCGGGCCGGTCAGCATGCCTTTCATCTGTTTCGAAGTCAGCGACTGCGCGTAGGTTGACCACGAGACCGTGATCGGCTGCTCGCGTTCAATATCAGCCACCACAATCGCGGGTTTTACGCAACGTGAACCGTAGCTCTGTACCCAACCAAATTGCGTGGTTTGAAAACCCGCCAGATTCTCAGCAAAGTATTCCACCATGTCGTTGCGTTCTGCTTCTCCGTGCACCAGCACGTCCAGATCCAACGCTTCCTGACGTTTAACCGCATCGGCAATATGCCCTTTCAACGCCGTGATGTATTCCGCTTCCGACAATTTACCCTGACGGTAGGCGCTGCGCTGCGTGCGGATTTCACCCGTTTGTGGGAAAGAACCGATGGTTGTGGTCGGTAAAAATGGTAAGCCCAGCACTTCTGCCTGATGGTGTGCACGCTCGGCGTAAGGCGCGCTGCGCTGCGCCAAAGCATCCGTAATTTGATTCAGCCTTGCTTGAACCTGTGGTTTGTTCACGTGAGTCGCGGTTTTACGCGCGGCAATCGGCTGGCTGTAGGTATCACAAGCCAGAATCGCAGCCTGATCGCCATCCAGCGCACGACCGAGCAGTGCCACTTCGGTCACTTTCTGCTTGGCAAATGCAAACCAGCTGCGCACTTCTTCCGACAGATTTTGCTCCAATTCCAGATCGACCGGACTGTGCAACAACGAGCAAGAGCTTGCCACCCAAAGGCGCTCGCCCAGCTCGGCTTTGACGGGTTCCAGTTTGTGCAGCAGCGTACTCAAATCCGCGCGCCACACATTTCGGCCGTTGACCACACCAGCCGACAAGACCCAGTTTTTCGGCAGTTTGGCGAGCACCTCATCCAATTGCTCTGGCGCCGCAGATAAATCAATATGCAGACCGTTCACCGGCAGTTGAATGACTTTGTCCAGTGTGTCCTGCACTGAATCAAAATAGGTGGTCAGCAGCAGCTTCACGTCGCCCTGAATCACCTGATACGCCAGCTTGAACGCATCCTGCCAAGTTTGATCCAGTTCCAGAGAAAGAATCGGTTCGTCGATTTGTACCCAGGTTACGCCCTGCTTCGCCAGTTTTGCCAGAATCGCCTGATACGCAGTCAGAAGACGCGGTAACAATGTCAGACGGTCAAAATCCTCTTCCACCTCTTTACCCAGATACAGGTAGCTGACCGGGCCAAGCAGTACAGGTTTGACGTCAAAACCACTCTTGGCCGCTTCGTTCACCTCTTCAAACAGTTGCGGCCAGCTCACTTCAAAACTGTCGTCTCGGCTGAATTCCGGCACGATGTAGTGGTAGTTAGTATTGAACCACTTGGTCATGTCCGACGCTGCGCTGCCACTGCAACCGCAGCTGTTTTGCGACTGGCCGCGACCCACACGAAACAGCGTATCTAAGTCTGGAAATCCATGTTGATGACGTTTCGGTACATGTCCCAGCAATAGGGTGGTCGTCAACACATGGTCGTACCATGCAAAGTCGCCGGCGGTGGCAAAGCTCAGACCCGCTTCTTTTTGCAGCGTCCAGTTACGCTGACGAATATCACGACCAACGGTCTGAAGTTCTGCCTGATTGATTTCGCCGCGCCAGTATTTTTCCAGCGCAAATTTCAGTTCACGTTTTTCGCCGATACGTGGGTAGCCGAGGATGTGTGTAGTAGTCGCCATAGCCTGATTCCTTATTGTCATTAATTGAGTCAGACATCCCTGTGCTTAAATCAATCAAGATGTCTGGATGGCTAAACTATCTCGCTCGACTGACGTTTACTCAACATCCAAATATTCAACTTGTTTATTAAAAATATTCATGGTGCACTGGCTGTGATTCGTAAACACTCACAACAAATAGACGTCTAGATGTTTACAGCTCCAAAAAATCGGCGTACTTTAAATAAAAATTCATGTTGGCCCAGGGAAAGATGAGGAGAACTCATGATAGAGCTCAAACACTTGCGAACGTTAGTTTCATTGCGCGACACCGGCTCGCTGACTTCCACCGCCACCGCGTTGCACTTAACTCAGTCTGCGCTCTCTCATCAGATTAAAGATTTAGAAGCCCGCATTGGCGGTCAGCTGTTTCTGCGCAAAACCCGTCCGGTACGCTTTACTTCCGAAGGTGACATTTTACTGAAGTTGGCAGATGACATTCTGCCAAAGCTAGCCAAAGCAGAAAACGAGCTGGCGAGCTTAAAAGAGGATGTGAACGGACGCCTGCACATGGCGATTGAGTGCCACTCCTGCTTCCAGTGGCTGATGCCGGCGCTACGTGAATATCAGATTTCCTGGCCAAGTGTGGCGCTGGATTTCTCATCCGGTTTTGGCTTTGAACCCCTGCCCGCTCTGTTAGCGGGTGAGCTCGATCTGGTCATCACCTCTGATATTCTGCCGCGCTCTGAAGTGCATTATGAGCCGCTGTTTGATTTTGAAATGCGTTTGATCACCGCAACCAATCATCCGCTGGCGGAAAAAAGCGTGATTACTCCGCAGGATCTGGCGGGGCAAACCATGCTCAGTTATCCGGTGCAAAAGCAACGTCTCGATGTGGTGAAGCACTTTTTGCAACCAGCCGGAGTGGAACCAGCTAAATGGAAACAGGCAGATAATACGCTGATGTTGGTGCAGATGGTGTCGGCGGGATTGGGGGTAGCGGCCTTGCCAAACTGGGCTATCAGTGAATTCTCCCGTCAGGGACTTATCACCAGCAAACCGCTGGGGAAAGGTTTATGGCGCCGCCTGTTTGCTGCCACGCGTAACAGTGAAAAAGATAAGCGCTATCTGCAGGCTTTCTTTGCCACGGCGCGCCAGCAATGTAAAAGCCACCTTGACGGAATCAAGATGGCTTAATCTTTCTATCGTTCGACAGATTTAAACTGGTTGGTAAGCGGATCGTACTGAAAACCCAGTCCGCTCAGCTTATCCACCACATGATCCATATCCATTTCGTAAGTGACCACCAGCTCGTCAAAACTGTCACACTCCAGACGCAGTTTTTCGTTCACAATGCCCAGCAAAATCACACTGTCCAACTTACCGACGTTACTCAGATCCATCTCCGTGCTCCTTCTTTCGAAACGCTTTCATTAAGCTTAGTTCGAAATTGACACCTGAACCGTGATTTTGCTCTAGCCACACAAAAACGGCGCTTAGCGCCGTTTTCTCGACAGTTACATCAGATACAAACCGTGAAAACCCGTCGCAGCGGCCAGCATCAGCAGTTGCGCCACTGCCAGTTGCACTTTATCTACCGTTTTGGACATCATGATGTGCCAACACCAGACAATAATGCCTGCCACCATCAGGGCGAAACTGATCAGCAGCGGTTGGGTCAGCGACGCCAATAGTTCCGGATCAAGACGATGGGCAAACGGCACCACACACAAAGTGGTGAGCATTGCAGCCAGAATGCCCGCCACTGGCAAAATGCGGTGAAACGCCTGCAGACGCGTGCGAGC
It contains:
- the metE gene encoding 5-methyltetrahydropteroyltriglutamate--homocysteine S-methyltransferase, giving the protein MATTTHILGYPRIGEKRELKFALEKYWRGEINQAELQTVGRDIRQRNWTLQKEAGLSFATAGDFAWYDHVLTTTLLLGHVPKRHQHGFPDLDTLFRVGRGQSQNSCGCSGSAASDMTKWFNTNYHYIVPEFSRDDSFEVSWPQLFEEVNEAAKSGFDVKPVLLGPVSYLYLGKEVEEDFDRLTLLPRLLTAYQAILAKLAKQGVTWVQIDEPILSLELDQTWQDAFKLAYQVIQGDVKLLLTTYFDSVQDTLDKVIQLPVNGLHIDLSAAPEQLDEVLAKLPKNWVLSAGVVNGRNVWRADLSTLLHKLEPVKAELGERLWVASSCSLLHSPVDLELEQNLSEEVRSWFAFAKQKVTEVALLGRALDGDQAAILACDTYSQPIAARKTATHVNKPQVQARLNQITDALAQRSAPYAERAHHQAEVLGLPFLPTTTIGSFPQTGEIRTQRSAYRQGKLSEAEYITALKGHIADAVKRQEALDLDVLVHGEAERNDMVEYFAENLAGFQTTQFGWVQSYGSRCVKPAIVVADIEREQPITVSWSTYAQSLTSKQMKGMLTGPVTILCWTFPREDISRKQIAQQLALALRDEVSDLQDAGINIIQIDEPAIREGLPLKKRDHQTYLNWAVEAFKISAASARPETQIHTHMCYSEFNEIIESVAALDADVITIETSRSNMELLKAFEEFNYPNEIGPGVYDIHSPNIPAQEWIEDLLRKAAEKIPAERLWVNPDCGLKTRNWPEVEAALTNLVLAAKALRKELQPA
- the metR gene encoding HTH-type transcriptional regulator MetR, with amino-acid sequence MIELKHLRTLVSLRDTGSLTSTATALHLTQSALSHQIKDLEARIGGQLFLRKTRPVRFTSEGDILLKLADDILPKLAKAENELASLKEDVNGRLHMAIECHSCFQWLMPALREYQISWPSVALDFSSGFGFEPLPALLAGELDLVITSDILPRSEVHYEPLFDFEMRLITATNHPLAEKSVITPQDLAGQTMLSYPVQKQRLDVVKHFLQPAGVEPAKWKQADNTLMLVQMVSAGLGVAALPNWAISEFSRQGLITSKPLGKGLWRRLFAATRNSEKDKRYLQAFFATARQQCKSHLDGIKMA
- a CDS encoding DUF4250 domain-containing protein, translating into MDLSNVGKLDSVILLGIVNEKLRLECDSFDELVVTYEMDMDHVVDKLSGLGFQYDPLTNQFKSVER